From Kineosporia succinea, the proteins below share one genomic window:
- a CDS encoding sugar ABC transporter ATP-binding protein: MSSAILRAESISKNYGGVHALHDVTFEAHQGRVNVLVGENGAGKSTLMKILCGAEQPTSGTILLNGEPVDIGGPRTAMSLGIGIIHQELSLFPNLSIAENLFAGKELKSRGFSDLKTQRPRAHAVLERLGQGHLNPDRLVGELPIGQQQLVEIARVLLEDVRILIMDEPTSALSNHEVEILFTVIGDLLRDDVTIIYISHKLDEFRRIGDHVTVLRDGRLVAHESMEHTDTAWIVRQMVGRDPESLFTRNHSPLGETLLEVDHLTIPGPRRPIVDDVSLRVRAGEVVGIYGLMGAGRTELMEALMGLRATSSGTVTVKGRPEPKATVRARLAAGLALVPEDRQRDGLVQTLSVRDNIVLSIIGRLTRGGLFRRGAQTRAARAKVDELAIKVGDLGLAVTSLSGGNQQKVVLARAMLTDPVVLLLDEPTRGVDVGAKSQIAEEMAGLAEAGFGVLFISSELAEVVAIADRVLVMAAGRLTAEFDADSITEQALVTASSSQSVPDQEVSS, encoded by the coding sequence GTGAGCTCCGCGATTCTGCGGGCCGAGAGCATCAGCAAGAACTACGGCGGTGTGCACGCCCTGCATGACGTCACGTTCGAGGCCCACCAGGGCCGGGTCAACGTGCTCGTCGGCGAGAACGGCGCGGGCAAGTCGACGCTGATGAAGATTCTCTGCGGTGCCGAACAGCCCACCTCGGGAACGATTCTGCTGAACGGAGAGCCGGTCGACATCGGCGGCCCCCGCACCGCCATGTCGCTGGGCATCGGAATCATCCATCAGGAGCTCAGCCTCTTTCCCAACCTGTCGATCGCCGAAAACCTCTTCGCCGGAAAGGAACTGAAGTCACGCGGCTTCAGCGACCTCAAGACCCAGCGCCCCCGGGCCCACGCCGTGCTCGAGCGCCTCGGCCAGGGCCACCTGAATCCCGACCGCCTGGTCGGCGAACTCCCCATCGGACAGCAGCAACTCGTCGAGATCGCCCGCGTGCTGCTGGAAGACGTCCGCATCCTGATCATGGACGAACCCACCTCGGCCCTGTCGAACCACGAGGTGGAAATCCTGTTCACGGTGATCGGCGACCTGCTGCGCGACGACGTCACGATCATCTACATCTCGCACAAGCTCGACGAGTTCCGGCGCATCGGAGATCACGTGACCGTGCTGCGCGACGGGCGCCTGGTGGCCCACGAGTCGATGGAACACACCGACACGGCCTGGATCGTGCGGCAGATGGTTGGCCGCGACCCCGAAAGCCTGTTCACCCGAAACCACTCCCCCCTCGGTGAAACCCTGCTCGAGGTAGATCATCTCACGATTCCCGGACCGCGAAGACCAATCGTGGACGACGTGTCACTCCGCGTGCGCGCGGGTGAGGTCGTCGGCATCTACGGCCTGATGGGAGCCGGCCGCACGGAGCTGATGGAAGCCCTGATGGGGCTGCGGGCAACCTCTTCCGGCACCGTCACGGTCAAGGGACGCCCCGAGCCGAAGGCCACCGTGCGCGCCCGGCTCGCCGCCGGGCTGGCCCTGGTGCCGGAGGACCGGCAGCGCGACGGCCTGGTTCAGACCCTGTCGGTACGCGACAACATCGTGCTCTCGATCATCGGCCGTCTCACCCGGGGCGGGTTGTTCCGGCGCGGCGCGCAGACGCGGGCGGCCCGGGCCAAGGTCGACGAACTGGCCATCAAGGTGGGCGATCTCGGCCTGGCGGTGACCTCACTGAGCGGCGGCAACCAGCAGAAGGTGGTCCTGGCCCGGGCCATGCTCACCGACCCGGTGGTGCTGCTGCTCGACGAGCCGACCCGGGGTGTGGACGTCGGCGCGAAGAGCCAGATCGCCGAGGAGATGGCCGGTCTCGCCGAGGCCGGGTTCGGCGTGCTGTTCATCTCCTCGGAGCTGGCCGAGGTCGTCGCGATCGCCGACCGGGTGCTGGTGATGGCCGCGGGCCGGCTGACCGCGGAGTTCGACGCCGACTCGATCACCGAGCAGGCCCTGGTGACGGCCTCTTCCAGCCAGAGCGTTCCTGACCAGGAGGTCTCGTCATGA
- a CDS encoding ABC transporter permease produces the protein MSDTDVATPVVKPGPAPRRAGRTARLALLLLRGRTVIVLIALMILFGSISGEYLSSGNLILMTKHVAINAILAIGVTFVILTGGIDLSVGSIAGLASMICGGLLFTGLALPGGSTMFLSVGAVILAGVVVGALVGWVNGVLITRFKVAPFIATLGMLYVARGFAQLRSNGGTYPNLAGTPGRGNTGFHVIGVDEWLGIPVAVWIMIAVAVAAIVVTTRTPFGRRVYAVGGNERAAELAGIRTGRIKIAVYMISGACAALAGLLLTSELGAAYPDTATTYELNAIAAAVLGGTALSGGRGTIAGTVLGAFVIGFLADGLVLVGVSTFWQSVVKGAVIIVAVVTEHAQQRLQTSLSERTSS, from the coding sequence ATGAGCGACACCGACGTCGCGACGCCGGTCGTGAAGCCCGGCCCGGCGCCGCGGCGGGCGGGCAGAACCGCCCGGCTCGCCCTGCTCCTGCTGCGAGGCCGCACGGTGATCGTGCTGATCGCGCTCATGATCCTTTTCGGCTCGATCTCCGGCGAGTACCTCAGCTCCGGAAACCTGATCCTGATGACCAAACACGTGGCCATCAACGCCATCCTGGCCATCGGCGTCACGTTCGTCATCCTGACCGGCGGCATCGACCTGTCCGTCGGTTCCATCGCAGGCCTGGCCAGCATGATCTGCGGCGGCCTGCTCTTCACCGGCCTGGCCCTGCCCGGCGGTTCCACGATGTTCCTGTCGGTCGGGGCGGTGATCCTGGCCGGCGTCGTGGTGGGCGCCCTGGTCGGCTGGGTCAACGGGGTGCTGATCACCCGGTTCAAGGTCGCGCCGTTCATCGCCACACTCGGCATGCTCTACGTGGCAAGGGGTTTCGCCCAGCTGCGCAGCAACGGCGGCACCTACCCGAACCTGGCCGGCACGCCGGGACGCGGCAACACCGGGTTCCACGTCATCGGGGTGGACGAGTGGCTGGGCATCCCGGTCGCCGTCTGGATCATGATCGCGGTGGCCGTGGCGGCCATCGTCGTGACCACGCGCACCCCGTTCGGCCGCCGGGTCTACGCCGTCGGCGGCAACGAGCGGGCGGCCGAGCTGGCGGGCATCCGCACCGGCCGGATCAAGATCGCGGTCTACATGATCAGCGGGGCCTGCGCCGCCCTCGCCGGCCTGCTGCTCACCTCCGAACTCGGCGCCGCCTACCCCGACACCGCCACCACCTACGAGCTGAACGCCATCGCGGCGGCGGTTCTCGGCGGCACGGCCCTGTCGGGAGGACGCGGCACGATCGCCGGCACGGTGCTCGGCGCGTTCGTCATCGGCTTTCTTGCGGACGGGCTGGTGCTCGTCGGCGTCTCGACCTTCTGGCAGTCGGTGGTCAAGGGCGCGGTGATCATCGTCGCCGTGGTCACCGAGCACGCCCAGCAACGCCTCCAGACGTCCCTCAGTGAAAGGACCTCCTCGTGA
- a CDS encoding D-ribose ABC transporter substrate-binding protein, with protein sequence MTLTVVLALTAACGSDSSSEGDGDTAAAPKSNLIVVITPSPDNVFFKAEQDAAAAKAEELGYETLVLSHDDDPTKQSQEFDTAISRKAAAIILDNAGADVTETAVQKAKDAGIPSFLIDREINSTGIAVAQIVSNNAQGAALGGQEFAELMDGKGEYAELTGKETDTNAGVRSKGYHDILDQFPDLKMVAQQTANWDQAEALAKTQTILQAHPKIKGIIAGNDTMALGAQAALDAAGKDDVVVVGFDGSPDVVDSIEKDAIKATVLQPASQIAEMAVEQADSFIKTGKAAQPEKQSVDCVLVTDENAAKVEDFAVAS encoded by the coding sequence GTGACCCTGACCGTCGTGCTCGCCCTGACCGCTGCCTGTGGCTCCGACAGCTCCTCGGAAGGCGACGGCGACACCGCCGCCGCTCCGAAGTCCAACCTCATCGTCGTCATCACCCCCTCTCCCGACAACGTGTTCTTCAAGGCCGAGCAGGACGCGGCGGCCGCCAAGGCCGAGGAACTGGGCTACGAGACGCTGGTTCTCAGCCACGACGACGACCCGACCAAGCAGAGCCAGGAGTTCGACACCGCGATCTCCCGCAAGGCGGCCGCGATCATCCTCGACAACGCCGGGGCCGACGTGACCGAGACGGCCGTGCAGAAGGCCAAGGACGCCGGCATCCCGTCGTTCCTGATCGACCGGGAGATCAACTCGACCGGGATCGCGGTGGCGCAGATCGTCTCGAACAACGCCCAGGGCGCGGCGCTCGGCGGGCAGGAGTTCGCCGAGCTGATGGACGGCAAGGGTGAGTACGCCGAGCTGACCGGCAAGGAGACCGACACCAACGCGGGAGTGCGGTCGAAGGGCTACCACGACATCCTCGACCAGTTCCCGGACCTGAAGATGGTGGCCCAGCAGACCGCCAACTGGGACCAGGCCGAGGCGCTCGCCAAGACCCAGACCATCCTCCAGGCCCACCCGAAGATCAAGGGCATCATCGCGGGCAACGACACGATGGCCCTGGGCGCGCAGGCGGCCCTCGACGCGGCGGGTAAGGACGACGTGGTCGTCGTCGGTTTCGACGGCAGTCCGGACGTGGTCGACTCGATCGAGAAGGACGCGATCAAGGCCACCGTGCTGCAACCCGCCAGCCAGATCGCGGAGATGGCGGTGGAGCAGGCCGACAGCTTCATCAAGACCGGCAAGGCCGCCCAGCCGGAGAAACAGTCGGTGGACTGCGTCCTGGTCACCGACGAGAACGCGGCGAAGGTCGAGGACTTCGCGGTCGCTTCCTGA
- a CDS encoding DUF3632 domain-containing protein has product MSTVPPPLSGYYRALMRSYLLSANPDLAGTVHAFATPIEKGVDSEERLWTAWGEVIRQASTRASDDQTRLVDLVRSLRDRGIRPDPSKPHVIWGQVLWTGLPLLNSQMREAWNWAAPPETSDYTWRNVNGLAARLTVAGIDFSQLGLWTIRSALEETTEVSTVELMAAAEWFKYLSGPLRKWSEADRQFEGPDDPATAPGKLLVEEGFTTSGFSATRLAYWQRRIQQGSTQR; this is encoded by the coding sequence GTGAGTACCGTCCCCCCGCCGCTGTCCGGGTACTACCGCGCGTTGATGCGGTCGTACCTGCTGTCAGCGAATCCCGATCTGGCCGGGACGGTGCACGCCTTCGCCACGCCGATCGAGAAGGGCGTGGACTCCGAAGAGCGACTCTGGACGGCCTGGGGCGAGGTGATCCGGCAGGCGTCGACACGCGCGTCCGACGACCAGACCCGGCTCGTCGACCTCGTCCGCTCGCTGCGCGACCGGGGCATCCGTCCCGACCCGTCGAAGCCCCATGTCATCTGGGGCCAGGTGCTGTGGACGGGTCTCCCGCTGCTGAACTCGCAGATGCGGGAGGCCTGGAACTGGGCCGCCCCGCCGGAGACCTCCGACTACACCTGGCGCAACGTCAACGGGCTGGCCGCCCGCCTGACCGTGGCCGGCATCGACTTCTCCCAGCTCGGGCTGTGGACCATCCGCTCCGCCCTGGAGGAGACCACCGAGGTCTCCACGGTCGAGCTGATGGCCGCGGCCGAGTGGTTCAAGTACCTCTCCGGCCCGCTGCGCAAGTGGTCGGAGGCCGACCGGCAGTTCGAGGGCCCCGACGACCCGGCCACGGCCCCCGGCAAGCTGCTGGTGGAAGAGGGCTTCACCACATCCGGCTTCAGTGCGACCCGCCTGGCCTACTGGCAACGCCGTATCCAGCAGGGCAGCACACAGCGATAG
- a CDS encoding 2'-5' RNA ligase family protein, whose product MPAVQQSALIVPVPEVEPVVGTHRAGLDANAVKGVPAHVTVLYPFLPPAQIDDEVRGTLRDLFATQTPFDVTFTEVRWFGDQVTWLAPQPDLAFRQLTAAVWGHFPETPPYAGEHDGDHPHLTFGHGHPVETLKQAADDVSPQLPVSATIASVHLIAGSDAPDSWRPVEVFTLGNQV is encoded by the coding sequence ATGCCAGCTGTGCAGCAGTCCGCTCTGATCGTGCCCGTGCCCGAGGTGGAGCCGGTGGTGGGCACCCACCGGGCCGGCCTCGACGCGAACGCGGTCAAGGGCGTGCCGGCCCACGTCACCGTGCTGTACCCGTTCCTGCCGCCGGCGCAGATCGACGACGAGGTCCGCGGCACCCTGCGCGACCTGTTCGCGACCCAGACCCCGTTCGACGTCACGTTCACCGAGGTGCGCTGGTTCGGCGACCAGGTGACCTGGCTGGCGCCCCAGCCCGACCTGGCGTTCCGTCAGCTCACCGCGGCGGTGTGGGGGCACTTCCCGGAGACTCCCCCGTACGCCGGTGAGCACGACGGCGACCACCCCCACCTCACGTTCGGGCACGGCCACCCGGTCGAGACCCTCAAGCAGGCCGCCGACGACGTGAGCCCACAGCTCCCCGTGTCGGCGACCATCGCGTCCGTTCATCTGATCGCCGGTTCGGACGCGCCCGACTCCTGGCGCCCGGTCGAGGTGTTCACGCTGGGCAACCAGGTCTGA
- a CDS encoding matrixin family metalloprotease encodes MDHSRTRPVLKVALALTLLALVMVTPMLAFNLTGEKTALGLNYTLRSAQLASGKSTTARWNPCQKAIVWRVNMAGWPASKRPAMLKQIQTSVARVAKVTGMKYRYAGTTTFIPRQENLASAPADIVVAVIDPKKTNFSFSENSLGYGGVLWATWYGSSGEGAAVVRGYAVLIPSGMNKLKPGFGTGNKQGNVVLHELAHAAGLDHVRSKAQQMYPDLTAKSPNGLAPGDVQGLQKIGSKAGCIDVPSRVNITDYN; translated from the coding sequence GTGGACCACTCACGCACCCGGCCGGTTCTGAAGGTCGCGCTGGCGCTCACGCTGCTGGCCCTCGTCATGGTGACGCCGATGCTGGCCTTCAACCTCACCGGCGAGAAGACGGCCCTCGGGCTCAACTACACGCTGCGCAGCGCGCAGCTGGCCAGCGGCAAGTCGACGACGGCCCGCTGGAACCCGTGCCAGAAGGCGATCGTGTGGCGCGTGAACATGGCGGGCTGGCCGGCCTCCAAACGCCCGGCCATGCTGAAGCAGATCCAGACGTCGGTGGCACGCGTGGCCAAGGTGACCGGCATGAAGTACCGCTACGCCGGCACCACCACGTTCATCCCGCGTCAGGAGAACCTGGCCTCGGCGCCCGCCGACATCGTGGTGGCGGTGATCGACCCGAAGAAGACCAACTTCTCGTTCAGCGAGAACTCTCTCGGCTACGGGGGCGTGCTCTGGGCGACCTGGTACGGCAGCAGCGGCGAGGGCGCCGCCGTGGTGCGGGGTTACGCCGTGCTCATCCCGAGCGGGATGAACAAGCTGAAGCCGGGTTTCGGGACGGGCAACAAGCAGGGCAACGTGGTGCTGCACGAACTGGCCCACGCCGCCGGGCTCGACCATGTGCGCAGCAAGGCCCAGCAGATGTACCCCGACCTCACCGCGAAGTCGCCGAACGGGCTGGCGCCGGGCGACGTCCAAGGTCTGCAGAAGATCGGTTCCAAGGCCGGCTGCATCGACGTGCCCTCGCGCGTGAACATCACCGACTACAACTGA
- a CDS encoding putative bifunctional diguanylate cyclase/phosphodiesterase, with amino-acid sequence MTIPMGALWLRLRQWWGLHAGARFFVTLAAISLVPVVALGTVMATQYRTELRDRGVAQGRLQAALISRLITDTQLESVTLKDGVTVRERSRLDRLADTQVDSGVISRFRLRGPDLRIVYSSDGSGLRYGPAVGDSTDLDGQSAADVLTALKGEPTASIVKTGSGDQNTEVIEAFAPLYNVLTHDLMGVLQVELPYAPIAAQMNAGLHQLYLALGTGLLMLYLVLAALVWWFTRELARTAARFEHQALHDALTDLPNKALFADRISQTATLVERGGGIHLGPGRRGGGAAVVLFNLDGFRDTNEAIGPLNGDAVLTTVAERLRDTVRAVDTVAGLGGDLYGLILAGVEKPDQIEAAAARINRAVEEDIVLDDVDVPIRVTGSMGVVFMPRNGTNAEVLLDRADVALHVAKTSHSKLVCYDDEQNNYDPDRLAMIGQLRAGIDNDELRLHYQPKIDQPGGRVTCVEALVRWQHPDRGLLSPDQFVPLAEQTGLIDDLTRWVLTTALRQLTVWRRVRDDLTVAVNISERSLNHLDLPQMVFDALNETGAAASSLVLEITEGALTSDPDRAGLVMQHLSGAGVQLSLDDFGEGFTSLSTLAELPLNELKVDRIFVQDMLNGPNDAAIVRSVVELGHNLNMTVVAEGVESAEILAALNELGVNAAQGYFFTPPLPSTEIMDWISANTPATMNGDEPPPQ; translated from the coding sequence ATGACCATCCCCATGGGGGCATTGTGGCTACGGCTACGTCAATGGTGGGGCTTGCACGCGGGGGCCCGGTTCTTCGTGACCCTGGCCGCGATCAGCCTGGTTCCGGTGGTCGCACTGGGCACCGTGATGGCGACGCAGTACCGCACGGAGCTGCGTGACCGGGGAGTCGCGCAGGGACGGCTGCAGGCGGCGCTGATCTCGAGGCTGATCACCGACACACAGCTGGAGTCGGTGACGCTGAAAGACGGTGTCACGGTTCGGGAACGCAGCCGGCTCGACCGGCTCGCCGACACCCAGGTGGACAGCGGTGTCATCTCCCGCTTCCGGCTTCGGGGCCCCGACCTGCGCATCGTCTACAGCTCGGACGGTTCCGGCCTGCGCTACGGCCCGGCCGTCGGCGACAGCACCGACCTGGACGGGCAGTCCGCGGCCGATGTCCTCACCGCGCTCAAGGGCGAGCCCACCGCGTCCATCGTCAAAACCGGCTCGGGCGACCAGAACACCGAAGTGATCGAGGCGTTCGCGCCTCTCTACAACGTCCTCACGCATGACCTGATGGGTGTGCTGCAGGTCGAGCTGCCGTACGCGCCGATCGCCGCCCAGATGAACGCCGGGCTGCACCAGCTCTACCTCGCGCTCGGCACCGGGCTGCTCATGCTCTACCTGGTGCTGGCCGCGCTGGTCTGGTGGTTCACCCGTGAACTGGCCCGCACCGCAGCCCGGTTCGAGCATCAGGCCCTGCACGACGCCCTCACCGACCTGCCGAACAAGGCTCTGTTCGCCGACCGGATATCGCAGACCGCGACCCTGGTGGAACGTGGCGGGGGCATCCACCTCGGGCCCGGGCGCCGGGGTGGCGGCGCGGCCGTGGTGCTGTTCAACCTGGACGGCTTCCGCGACACCAACGAGGCCATCGGCCCGCTCAACGGTGACGCCGTGCTGACCACGGTGGCCGAGCGCCTGCGCGACACCGTGCGCGCGGTCGACACCGTGGCCGGCCTGGGCGGTGACCTCTACGGGCTGATCCTGGCCGGGGTCGAGAAGCCGGACCAGATCGAGGCCGCCGCCGCGCGCATCAACCGGGCGGTCGAGGAAGACATCGTGCTCGACGACGTCGACGTGCCGATCCGGGTCACCGGCAGCATGGGGGTCGTCTTCATGCCCAGGAACGGCACCAACGCCGAGGTCCTGCTCGACCGGGCCGACGTGGCGCTGCACGTGGCCAAGACCTCGCACAGCAAGCTGGTCTGCTACGACGACGAGCAGAACAACTACGACCCGGACCGGCTCGCGATGATCGGGCAGTTGCGCGCCGGCATCGACAACGACGAACTGCGCCTGCACTACCAGCCCAAGATCGACCAGCCGGGCGGGCGCGTCACCTGCGTCGAGGCCCTGGTGCGCTGGCAGCACCCGGATCGCGGGCTGCTCTCCCCCGACCAGTTCGTGCCGCTCGCCGAGCAGACCGGGCTGATCGACGACCTGACCCGCTGGGTGCTCACCACCGCGCTGCGTCAGCTCACGGTCTGGCGGCGGGTGCGTGACGACCTGACCGTCGCCGTGAACATCTCCGAACGCAGCCTGAACCACCTCGACCTGCCGCAGATGGTGTTCGACGCGCTGAACGAGACCGGGGCCGCCGCGTCGTCCCTGGTCCTCGAGATCACCGAGGGCGCGCTCACTTCCGACCCGGATCGGGCCGGCCTGGTCATGCAGCACCTGTCGGGGGCCGGGGTGCAGCTCAGCCTGGACGACTTCGGCGAGGGCTTCACCAGCCTGAGCACGCTGGCCGAGCTGCCCCTGAACGAGCTGAAGGTCGACCGGATCTTCGTGCAGGACATGCTCAACGGCCCGAACGACGCCGCGATCGTGCGGTCGGTGGTCGAGCTGGGGCACAACCTCAACATGACGGTGGTGGCCGAGGGGGTGGAGAGCGCCGAGATCCTGGCCGCACTGAACGAACTGGGCGTCAACGCGGCGCAGGGGTACTTCTTCACCCCGCCGCTGCCGTCGACGGAGATCATGGACTGGATCTCGGCGAACACCCCGGCGACGATGAACGGGGACGAACCGCCTCCCCAGTAG
- a CDS encoding DUF1707 SHOCT-like domain-containing protein, producing MSDAVPDASPEPDPSVEPSADPSVDPGVRIGHAERFAAMNALKHHYSAGRISSKEYEERSLTVEKAQTDAETASVFTDLPQPHALNSSELAALTETQAGSETSATGASPVVQTLTPGAPPPEPDPAPNRTPNRGVLSLPEPYATTVVSITPILAVILFFVTHTWLWFLAIPIVALLVYGPDGREGSGPEAAERRRREKN from the coding sequence ATGAGTGACGCCGTGCCGGACGCTTCGCCGGAACCCGACCCGTCCGTCGAACCGTCTGCCGACCCGTCCGTCGACCCGGGCGTCCGCATCGGGCACGCCGAGCGGTTCGCCGCGATGAACGCGCTCAAGCACCACTACTCGGCGGGGCGGATCAGCTCGAAGGAGTACGAGGAGCGCTCGCTCACGGTCGAGAAGGCTCAGACCGACGCCGAGACGGCGAGCGTCTTCACCGACCTCCCCCAGCCGCACGCGCTGAACTCGTCCGAGCTCGCCGCCCTCACCGAGACCCAGGCGGGTTCCGAGACGTCCGCGACCGGCGCGTCCCCCGTTGTGCAGACCCTGACCCCCGGCGCCCCGCCGCCGGAACCCGACCCCGCGCCCAACCGCACGCCCAACCGCGGGGTGCTCAGCCTGCCCGAGCCGTACGCGACCACGGTCGTGTCGATCACGCCGATCCTGGCGGTGATCCTGTTCTTCGTCACCCACACGTGGTTGTGGTTCCTGGCCATCCCGATCGTGGCGCTGCTCGTCTATGGGCCGGACGGACGCGAGGGCAGCGGTCCCGAGGCGGCCGAGAGGCGTCGGCGGGAGAAGAATTGA
- a CDS encoding MerR family transcriptional regulator encodes MPEPTMHIGEVAERVGLSLRTIRYYEEIGLISPSARSQGGFRLYLEADVARLQLVKDMKPLGFSLDEMRDLLGVLDKLDDTGADDHEQIVERLAMYRVAADARCDALRGQLRIAESFAGTLRNRLAAHRS; translated from the coding sequence GCACATCGGCGAGGTCGCCGAGCGGGTCGGACTCTCCCTGCGCACGATCCGCTACTACGAGGAGATCGGCCTGATCTCCCCGTCGGCGCGGAGCCAGGGCGGGTTCCGGCTCTACCTGGAGGCCGACGTCGCGCGGCTCCAGCTGGTCAAGGACATGAAGCCGCTCGGGTTCAGCCTCGACGAGATGCGTGACCTGCTGGGCGTACTCGACAAGCTCGACGACACCGGGGCCGACGACCACGAGCAGATCGTGGAACGCCTGGCCATGTACCGGGTCGCAGCCGACGCCCGCTGTGACGCCCTACGCGGCCAGCTCCGTATCGCCGAGTCGTTCGCGGGCACACTCCGCAATCGCCTGGCCGCACACCGAAGCTGA